In Rahnella aquatilis CIP 78.65 = ATCC 33071, one DNA window encodes the following:
- a CDS encoding ATP-binding protein, whose amino-acid sequence MKFRLPFQVKLFLSLVVFSCVLLALLGAILFHIIDRQLHHDLGQRARVQASEIALMPGLAQKVKTRDIPGIAQLIQPLRDKSDASYIVIGDTRELHLYHSESPERIDLPMIGGDNAGVLAGKTIISVRQGGIGVSLRSKAPILDANNQVIGIVSVGYLTSYIDNINGRRLAQAGLYGLLLLLLLFIFSWMFTRNVKKQMFWLEPKAIALLVRQQKALLEAMYEGVFAVNAEKQLILINRAARELLDIRQPENELLGKPLAEVLHTPPAFFTQSGVSENNSQHDQITVLNQRQVIVNRVPIELEPGAESGWVFSFRDKNDINTLSSQLSQVKRYADNLRIMRHEQLNWTATLAGLLQMQRYDDAMHYIQAQSQGAQAVLDFVSARFTSPALCGLLLGKYVSAREKGVGLSFDPACQLTRIPATISETELMSVMGNLLDNAVDATLKALTPPAPVELYISDRNRELLIEVADQGSGVEDELKPHLFEQGVTSKPSSGQDATGAEHGIGLYLVAGYVRQAGGSIEISDNTPQGTIFSVFIPYPAEASTGQNHE is encoded by the coding sequence ATGAAATTCAGATTACCTTTTCAGGTAAAACTATTTTTATCTCTGGTGGTATTTTCCTGCGTGTTGCTGGCACTGCTCGGGGCTATTTTATTTCATATTATCGACCGCCAGTTGCATCATGATCTCGGTCAGCGAGCGCGGGTTCAGGCCAGCGAGATCGCGCTGATGCCGGGGCTGGCGCAGAAAGTTAAGACGCGGGATATCCCCGGTATCGCACAACTTATCCAGCCATTACGCGATAAAAGTGACGCCAGTTATATCGTTATCGGCGATACCCGCGAGCTGCATCTTTATCATTCCGAATCGCCGGAGCGCATAGACCTGCCGATGATTGGCGGTGATAACGCCGGTGTGCTGGCCGGTAAAACCATTATTTCTGTGCGTCAGGGCGGCATTGGCGTTTCCTTGCGCAGCAAAGCCCCGATTCTGGATGCGAATAATCAGGTGATCGGTATTGTCTCGGTCGGTTATCTCACGTCTTACATCGATAATATTAATGGCCGCCGTCTGGCGCAGGCCGGTTTATACGGTTTGCTGCTTTTATTACTGCTGTTTATTTTTTCATGGATGTTTACCCGCAACGTTAAAAAACAGATGTTCTGGCTGGAGCCCAAAGCTATCGCCCTGCTGGTTCGCCAGCAAAAAGCGTTGCTGGAAGCCATGTATGAGGGCGTATTTGCTGTTAACGCTGAAAAACAGCTGATTTTGATTAACCGTGCCGCACGCGAGTTACTGGATATCCGCCAGCCCGAAAACGAATTGCTGGGGAAACCGCTGGCGGAGGTACTGCATACGCCACCCGCATTTTTTACGCAAAGCGGGGTCAGTGAAAATAACAGCCAGCATGATCAGATTACGGTACTTAATCAGCGCCAGGTGATCGTCAATCGTGTGCCAATCGAACTTGAACCCGGTGCAGAAAGTGGCTGGGTATTCAGTTTCCGCGATAAAAACGACATTAATACACTGAGCAGCCAGCTGAGTCAGGTGAAACGCTACGCCGATAATCTGCGCATCATGCGCCATGAACAACTGAACTGGACCGCTACGCTGGCAGGCTTGCTGCAAATGCAGCGTTACGACGACGCCATGCACTATATTCAGGCACAGTCGCAAGGCGCGCAGGCGGTACTGGATTTCGTCTCGGCGCGCTTTACCTCGCCGGCGCTGTGCGGCCTGCTGCTGGGAAAATACGTCAGCGCGCGCGAAAAAGGTGTCGGGCTGAGTTTCGACCCCGCTTGTCAGCTAACCCGCATTCCGGCGACCATCAGTGAAACCGAACTGATGTCAGTGATGGGTAATTTGCTGGATAACGCCGTGGATGCCACGCTGAAAGCACTGACGCCACCGGCACCGGTCGAATTGTATATTTCCGACAGGAACCGTGAGCTGCTGATTGAAGTCGCCGATCAGGGCAGCGGTGTGGAAGACGAACTTAAGCCGCACCTGTTTGAACAAGGCGTCACCAGCAAGCCTTCCAGCGGGCAGGACGCCACAGGCGCAGAACACGGTATCGGCCTGTATCTGGTGGCCGGTTATGTCCGTCAGGCGGGTGGCAGCATCGAAATCTCAGACAACACGCCGCAAGGTACGATATTTTCAGTCTTTATCCCGTACCCGGCGGAAGCCTCAACAGGACAGAACCATGAATAA
- the mgrA gene encoding L-glyceraldehyde 3-phosphate reductase: MTPYQASPSRYETMQFRRCGQSGLKLPALSLGLWHSFGHVSQLESQRALLQKAFDLGITHFDLANNYGPPPGSAEENFGRLLKQDFAPYRDELIISTKAGYDMWPGPYGSGGSRKYLLASLDQSLQRMGLDYVDIFYSHRVDEETPMEETAAALAYAVQSGKALYVGISSYSPERTRIMAELLRELKVPLLIHQPSYNLLNRWVDKSGLLDTLEQNGTGCIAFTPLAQGLLTGKYLNGIPDGSRMQVEGNKVRGLNAKMLSEDNLNSLRLLNDMAQQRGQTMAQMALSWLLKDDRVTSVLIGASRPEQLDENVKALENLRFTAEELTAIDKHVADGQLNLWQASSDK, encoded by the coding sequence ATGACGCCCTATCAGGCTTCACCCTCCCGCTATGAAACCATGCAATTCCGTCGCTGCGGTCAGAGCGGTTTAAAACTCCCTGCACTTTCTCTCGGCCTGTGGCATAGCTTCGGCCATGTCAGTCAGCTGGAATCTCAGCGGGCATTGCTGCAAAAAGCCTTCGATTTAGGTATCACTCATTTTGATCTGGCGAATAACTACGGGCCGCCTCCGGGCTCTGCGGAAGAAAACTTTGGCCGTTTGCTGAAGCAGGATTTTGCGCCGTATCGCGATGAACTGATCATCTCCACCAAAGCCGGTTACGACATGTGGCCGGGGCCTTACGGTTCCGGTGGCTCGCGCAAATATCTGCTCGCCAGTCTGGATCAGAGCCTGCAACGCATGGGGCTGGATTATGTCGATATCTTCTATTCGCACCGGGTGGATGAAGAAACGCCGATGGAAGAAACGGCGGCGGCGCTGGCTTATGCGGTGCAAAGCGGTAAGGCGCTGTATGTCGGGATTTCTTCTTATTCGCCGGAACGTACGCGGATCATGGCGGAACTGTTACGCGAGCTGAAAGTGCCGCTGCTTATCCATCAGCCGTCCTACAATCTGCTGAACCGCTGGGTAGACAAGAGCGGTTTGCTGGATACGCTGGAGCAAAATGGCACAGGCTGTATTGCGTTTACGCCACTGGCGCAGGGGCTGCTGACCGGGAAATATCTCAACGGTATTCCGGACGGTTCGCGGATGCAGGTGGAAGGTAATAAAGTGCGTGGCCTGAATGCCAAAATGCTGTCAGAGGACAACCTGAACAGCCTGCGATTACTCAATGACATGGCACAACAGCGCGGACAGACCATGGCGCAGATGGCGCTGAGCTGGCTGCTGAAAGACGATCGCGTGACGTCGGTGCTGATTGGGGCGAGTCGTCCGGAGCAACTGGATGAAAACGTGAAAGCACTGGAGAATCTGCGCTTCACCGCTGAAGAGCTGACGGCGATTGATAAGCATGTGGCAGATGGTCAGCTGAATCTTTGGCAGGCTTCGTCAGATAAGTAG
- a CDS encoding NlpC/P60 family protein yields the protein MFRIKSLVSALLLLVTGLFSIQSFAFDMPKEFESMDSYKFFHGELFNEKGSPVTAVNAGNSENIKSALLAEYPRWKGTHYRWGGTTHKGVDCSALMQHLFRDSLQTRLPRTTFQQIRNGRKVSKNNLKPGDLVFFKTSPGDRHVGVYVGDHQFIHASKIEGVTISSLDNQYWVDHYETARRLTFIS from the coding sequence ATGTTCCGTATTAAATCGCTTGTTTCTGCTTTACTACTTCTCGTTACCGGTTTGTTTAGCATCCAGTCCTTTGCTTTTGATATGCCAAAAGAATTTGAGTCTATGGACAGCTATAAATTTTTTCATGGCGAACTTTTTAATGAAAAAGGATCCCCCGTGACTGCGGTCAATGCGGGCAACTCAGAAAATATTAAAAGCGCCCTGCTGGCTGAATATCCACGCTGGAAAGGGACACATTACCGCTGGGGCGGAACCACACACAAAGGCGTCGATTGCTCGGCGCTGATGCAGCATCTCTTCAGGGATTCTCTGCAAACACGTCTGCCAAGAACCACCTTTCAGCAAATCAGGAACGGCAGAAAGGTGAGTAAAAATAACCTGAAACCGGGAGATTTAGTGTTTTTCAAAACGTCGCCGGGCGATCGTCATGTCGGCGTGTATGTCGGGGATCATCAGTTCATTCATGCCTCGAAAATTGAAGGCGTTACTATTTCATCACTGGATAATCAGTATTGGGTTGATCATTACGAAACAGCACGCCGCCTGACATTCATCAGTTGA
- a CDS encoding 2-hydroxycarboxylate transporter family protein, giving the protein MSTTDDSYIAVKETKTSGLSARQKWWHILDNYKIGIIPLPFFLLAGVLILLDCLNGKLPGDIVVMVATLAFFGFACGEFGKRLPVVGKLGAAAICATFIPSAMVHYGLLPDVVVDSTVKFYKSTNILYLYICCIIVGSIMSMNRQVLIQGFMRIFVPMLCGEVVGMIAGMAMGTVLGLPPMQTFFFLILPIMAGGVGEGAIPLSMGYATILHMEQGVALGRILPIVMLGGLTAIVLAGVLNQLGKRYPHLTGEGQLMPSKKGQMGSGTDEFEGNPGVNALACGALLAILLYMVGMLGQKWIGLPAPVGMLFAAVLVKLANGVSPTIQHGSMTVYKFFRTAVTYPVLFAVGVAITPWQELINAFTLQNLLVIVTTVMALVGTGFYVGKKIGMHPIDVAIVSCCQSGQGGTGDVAILTSGNRMTLMPFAQIATRIGGAINVSVGLFVLAKFFS; this is encoded by the coding sequence ATGAGCACAACCGACGATTCCTACATCGCTGTCAAAGAAACGAAAACCTCCGGCCTTTCAGCCAGACAAAAATGGTGGCACATTCTGGATAACTACAAGATAGGTATTATCCCGCTGCCCTTTTTCCTGCTGGCGGGGGTGCTGATCCTGCTTGACTGCCTGAACGGCAAGTTGCCGGGTGATATCGTGGTGATGGTCGCCACGCTGGCCTTCTTTGGTTTTGCCTGCGGTGAATTCGGGAAACGCTTACCGGTGGTGGGTAAACTGGGGGCCGCGGCGATTTGTGCCACTTTTATTCCTTCGGCGATGGTGCATTACGGCCTGCTGCCGGATGTTGTTGTTGATTCCACAGTCAAATTCTATAAATCCACCAATATTCTCTACCTTTATATCTGCTGCATTATTGTCGGCAGCATTATGAGCATGAACCGTCAGGTGCTGATCCAGGGCTTTATGCGTATTTTCGTACCGATGCTGTGCGGGGAAGTGGTCGGCATGATTGCCGGTATGGCGATGGGCACTGTGTTAGGTTTACCGCCAATGCAAACCTTCTTCTTCCTGATCCTGCCGATCATGGCTGGCGGTGTAGGGGAAGGTGCGATCCCGCTGTCGATGGGTTACGCGACCATTCTGCATATGGAGCAGGGCGTGGCGCTTGGGCGCATTCTGCCGATTGTGATGCTTGGCGGTCTGACGGCTATCGTGCTGGCGGGCGTACTGAACCAGCTTGGAAAACGTTATCCACATCTGACGGGCGAAGGCCAGCTCATGCCGTCGAAAAAAGGCCAGATGGGCAGTGGCACCGATGAATTTGAGGGCAATCCGGGCGTCAACGCGCTGGCCTGTGGGGCACTGCTGGCGATCCTGCTGTACATGGTCGGCATGCTGGGTCAGAAATGGATCGGCCTGCCGGCGCCGGTCGGCATGCTGTTTGCGGCGGTACTGGTGAAACTGGCGAACGGCGTCTCGCCGACCATCCAGCACGGTTCAATGACGGTGTATAAATTCTTCCGTACGGCGGTAACTTATCCGGTGTTGTTCGCGGTGGGTGTAGCGATCACGCCGTGGCAGGAACTGATCAACGCTTTCACCCTTCAGAACCTGCTGGTCATTGTGACCACGGTGATGGCGCTGGTGGGCACCGGTTTTTATGTGGGTAAGAAAATTGGTATGCACCCTATCGATGTGGCGATTGTCTCCTGCTGCCAGAGCGGGCAGGGCGGCACTGGCGACGTGGCGATTCTGACATCCGGCAACCGCATGACGCTGATGCCTTTCGCGCAAATCGCTACCCGTATCGGCGGTGCCATCAACGTTTCTGTCGGTCTGTTTGTTCTGGCGAAGTTCTTCTCATAA
- the nrdF gene encoding class 1b ribonucleoside-diphosphate reductase subunit beta yields MSAVKQLLVQQPVSKAINWNKIQDDKDLEVWNRLTSNFWLPEKVPLSNDIPSWATLSAQEKQLTIRVFTGLTLLDTVQNVVGAPTLMKDAVTPHEEAVYSNICFMEAVHARSYSSIFSTLCATVDVDEAYRWSEENVALQNKAAIILSYYDGEDPLMKKVASVFLESFLFYSGFYLPMYWSSRARLTNTADLIRLIIRDEAVHGYYIGYKFQKALALESEERQRQIKEQAFDLIQDLYDNEIRYTEELYDGVGWSEDVKKFLHYNANKALMNLGYEALFPASMADVNPAILSALSPNADENHDFFSGSGSSYVIGKAVNTEDEDWDF; encoded by the coding sequence ATGAGCGCAGTAAAACAATTGTTAGTGCAACAGCCGGTCAGTAAAGCCATTAACTGGAACAAAATCCAGGACGATAAAGATCTGGAAGTGTGGAACCGCCTGACGTCGAACTTCTGGTTGCCGGAAAAGGTGCCGTTGTCGAACGATATTCCGTCCTGGGCGACGCTCAGCGCACAAGAGAAACAGCTGACGATCCGCGTATTTACTGGCCTGACGCTGCTGGATACCGTGCAAAACGTCGTCGGCGCACCCACGCTGATGAAAGATGCGGTAACGCCACACGAAGAAGCGGTTTACTCGAATATCTGCTTTATGGAAGCGGTCCATGCGCGTTCTTACAGCTCGATTTTCTCGACGCTTTGCGCCACCGTTGACGTGGATGAAGCCTACCGCTGGAGTGAGGAAAACGTCGCGCTGCAAAATAAAGCCGCGATCATTTTGTCCTATTACGACGGCGAAGATCCGCTGATGAAGAAAGTCGCCAGCGTGTTCCTCGAATCGTTCCTGTTCTACTCCGGCTTCTACCTGCCGATGTACTGGTCGAGCCGCGCCAGGCTGACTAATACCGCCGATTTGATCCGTCTGATCATCCGTGATGAAGCGGTTCATGGTTACTACATCGGCTATAAATTCCAGAAAGCGCTGGCGCTGGAAAGCGAAGAGCGCCAGCGTCAGATCAAGGAGCAGGCATTTGATCTGATTCAGGACTTGTACGACAACGAGATCCGCTACACCGAAGAACTGTACGACGGCGTAGGCTGGAGCGAAGACGTGAAGAAATTCCTGCACTACAACGCCAACAAAGCGCTGATGAATCTCGGCTACGAAGCCCTGTTCCCGGCCAGCATGGCCGACGTCAATCCGGCTATCCTGTCAGCATTGTCGCCAAATGCCGATGAAAACCATGATTTCTTCTCAGGATCCGGCTCTTCCTATGTGATCGGCAAAGCCGTCAACACCGAAGACGAGGACTGGGATTTCTGA